ACAGCAGTACTTGACCTTTTTAAGTACTACCAAATCACCCAATACGGTGAAGTCCTACGGTCAAGACCTAAAGTACTGGTGGGAATTTCTAACTCATAAATCCTTGGATTGGCGTGAAGTCAATGTGTCTGATATGGAAAACTTTGCTTATTGGTTGAGAGTAGGTGACACCAAAGTTGTTTCTATGCAACTAGTAGCAGCTATTAGGTCGGAGAAAACTGTCAATCATGCCATTACTGCTGTGACTAATTTCTATGACTATCACATAGCCAATAAGACAGTAGATTTTAAGCAGTTTGAAAGGTTTTATCTACCTCGCGGTATTAGTCGTGCAGGTAGCAAAGGCTTACTTACTGGCATTGCTAAAAGTAAGCTAGTAAGACAAAAGCTAGTCAAATTAAAAGAGAAAAAGAAGTTTCCTGGCTGTTTAACTGATGAGCAAGTAGAAACTCTTGTGGATACTTGTAACCGTCTTAGGGACAAGCTAATTATTTTGATGCTGAATGGGACAGGATTACGCAAAGGCGAACTTCTAGGGTTAATGAATGACGATATAGGAGACTTTGACCAACACTATGTTCGAGTAGTGCAAAGAAATAATCATCCCAATGGTGCAAGAGCTAAAGGACAAGAAAGGACTATTCCTGTAGTTTCCGAACTACTAAAGATGTATAACGACTACCTTATCTATGAATATCCAGATACGGATTCAGGATATGTATTTGTCAACATTTGGGAAGGTGAGAACATAGGTCAACCAATGAATCCTTATGTACTGAATACTATGTTTAGAAGATTATCTGAAAAAACAGGTATTCATGTCTATCCACACTTATTTAGACATACCTACGCCACAAGGTTATTAAAGGTTGGTTATGCGCCAGAAAGAGTTAAATATCTGTTAGGTCATGCCAGTATTCAAACAACATTAGATGTTTATTCTCACGTAATTGATGAAGCAAATTTATGGGAAGTGATTGAAAAAGAGGAAAAAGAATGAGTGTTTTATTTGATTGGAATCATGAACCTAATAAATGGTTAATTGCTCAAAATGTAGAGGCGAAAAAGCTATTAAGTAATCCTTTATTACAGAAAGATGTTTGGCGAACTATTGAAGACTTAGGACTAGAAGTAAATCGTCATAATAGAAATTTAACTATTAATTTTGAGTCAATCAAACAAGATTGGCTAAAGTTACTAACTAAATTATATGTACTAATTAGAAGTCAGCATAAATTGTCAGTAGACTGTATTCGTCAACACCTTGTATATCTAAAAAAATTTTCTTATTTTCTTGAAACGCAATTTGTTTCTAACCAAAATCAAATTAATAATCACCTTTTTGATGAGTTTGAGTATCATCTTAAATGCTCTAGATTGTCGTTAAGCTATATTCAGCGTCACTATGTAACCTTAAAAAGCTTTTTTGATTTATGTCGTCAAGAAAAATGGTTAGAAATCGATACTTATTGGTTTCATGGCAGATGTCAACGAATTAAACCTAATAATAACCAAATTGAGTATATTCCCGAAGAGATATGGCAACAGCTAGATGAAAATATTCATTATCTTCCAGAGCCTATACAGAGAATGGTTTTAGTAATTAGAGGTACTGGTTTAAGAATTGGTGAATTACTTAATCTTCCCTTTGACTGTCTTAGAAAAAGAAATAATAAATGGCGATTAAGATTTTTAACAGAAAAATATCAAGTGAATGATGAATTGCCTATTTGTAGAGAATTAACGGCAGTAATTAAAGAGCAGCAAAAATATATTAAAAATCAATTTAAAGGAGAATATAAAAACCTATTTTCTAGTCATGAAATTAGAAATAATGGAAAATATGTACCAACTCCAAGAGTAATGAATAGAAATACATTTAATAATCAGTTAAATAAGCTAGCAACTAAATACAGCATTTGCACTAAAGAAGGGAAAATTTGGAAATTTCGGTCACATCAATTTAGAAAGACAGTAGCTACTATTATGACTAACGCTGGTGTCAGAGATTTAATTATTCAAAAGTATCTTCGACATCGTTCTCCTGATATGCAAAATTACTATAAACATCTTCTTAAACAAGTAATAGGAGATGAATACCAAGAATTAATGAAAGAGACAAAGTATGTTGATAGTACAGGAAAAATAGTTGCAATTCATAAGCCAAATAATCCGATTACTGAATTAATGCGAAGAAAGATGTATCAAATTACAACTCAGTACGGAGAATGCCATCGATCAGTATTAAAGTCACCTTGTCAAACGGTCAACGCTTGTTGGCGTTGTGAACATTGGCTAACTTCTAGCAACGATTTAGATGCTCTAAAAGGCGATCTTCAAAGAGTAGAAGTAGAGTTAAAAATAGCTGAGAATGTAGGAATGGTCAGACAACAAAAAGGATTAGTTAGTGACAAACAAAATCTAGTAATTAGGATTCAAGGATTAGAGACAAACCAATGATAAAAGTTAATTGGAGAAAAGACTATCATGGTGAATTTGTTTGTCCTTCGTGCAATAACTTTGGAATAAAGTTTTTAAGAAAACATAATCAGAGTGAAGTCAAGAGCTTGATATTTAAATGTTCGCGATGTAAAAAATATTGTAAAACACCTCAAATAATAAATATTACTTCGGTATCAGACTTAACTAATAAAGGTGTTATTTGGTATACAAATCATAAAATAGAAGGTTTTATCTGTCCCTATTGTCAAGATAAAAATATATACTTTACCGAAATTGCTAGCAGCACTGGTAAAAAAAGATTTCAATGCAAAACCTGTAAGAAAAGATGTTCAGAATCTACAAGTTTAAAATTTAATAATATTAGTCGAAGAAGCAGTAATATTCCTTCTATAACTCCTTTTAATTTTGAAGCAGATAAATGGGACTTGAGAGCAATCAATCCTAATTTTGATGCGTTAGATATTACAAACTCTAGTGCTATTTTTGAATGTATAAATCCTAAATGGTTTAAGCATGAGGTTAAAAAATATATCGAGCATTTATGTCATAAAAATAGTAGTTTCTTTTCAATTCAACTATATCTATCTGAATTTCGGAGTTTTTCTCGCTATTTAAAACAACAAAATATCACCAATTTTACTCAAATTAATCGAAGTTTAATGCTTGATTATTTTGTTCGAGAAGAAGCTTTTACAGTACGCAAAATAGGTACTTTGAGAAATTTTTTCCAGATAGGAGTGGTAAAAGGTTGGTTTGAAATCGACCAAGATGTCATTAGAGACGAAGATTATCCTAAAAAACGTAGAGGAAATCCCGACCCACTGTCAGAGAAAGTAAGAAAACAAATCGAGCAAAATTTAAATAAATTACCTGACCCAATTGCTCGAATGTGGATTATCTGCTTTTTTGCTGCTATGCGTCCTTCAGAAGTAGCATTACTAAAGCAAGACTGTTTGATACAAGAAGGAGAACATTGGAAGTTAGTATGGCAGAGAAAAAAAAATCACGATTCCCATTCCGTTCCAATTAGTAGAACCATTGCCAAAGTAGTCCAGGAACAACTTGAGTATATTCAAGATTTGTGGGGGGATGACTGGAATTATTTATTTTGTCATTATCATGGATTATCAAAAAATGATTCACTGCAACCAAACATAGTACCAGTCAAAAAGGTTACTCCTCGAAGTTTCAATCCTTTATTAATTTGTATTCGCACTCTAATTAAAGATCTTGATATCCGCGACGAAAATGGTCAACCTGCCAAATTTACAACTAAAATTCTCAGAACAACTCGCTTGACTCAATTATTCGAGCAAGGACACGATTTAGCAGTAGTTAGTGCTTGGGCTGGCCACAAAAACTTTGCTACTACTAGCACCTATTACACGAAAGTTAGTTGTGACCTCATAGAACAAGAAGCAGGTCATATTCAAAGAGCATTGGTCAATAGTGAAGGTCATCGCATACTTTATGAATCTTTTCCTAAATCTTTCTGGGAAACTCCACAGGCACACAAATTAGAATTATCTGGTACTCATATTAATACTCCTATCTATGGTTACTGTGGACTAAATCTAGACCAAGATTGCCATAAATTTAGAGCTTGTTACACCTGTGGTAATTTTGTCGCTACACCAGAAAAATTACTTCAATACATCAAAACTCGCGATGATTTAAGAGGGAAAGAATCTCAAGCTTTGGCATTGGGTCAAGATGTTTTGGTCGAACAATTTGGAACTCAAGCCGACCAACTAGACAAGATTATTGCATCTTTGCAGGAGGTAGCATGAGCAATCAAGATACCAAAGAATCGAGAATTAATAATCTCAAGCAAACCCAAAGACAAAGACAAGAAGATGCGAAAAATCGAGTCTATCAAGCTATTGAAAGATTACATAAACTCCATGCTAAAATCAACTTTCATACTATAGCTAGAGAAGCACAGGTTAGTGTTAGTTATCTCTACAAATATCCAGAGATAAAACAGTATATAGCGGAGTTAAGAAGTCAGCAAAACTCTTTACCCGTTTCCCCTGTAGCTAAATCTAATTCCACATCTAGCGGTAAAGTGATTACTCGTCTTCAGGAGAAAATCAAGAAGATAGAAGAGGAAAATAAAGAACTGAAGCGAAAGTGTGAAGCATTAGCTGGTCAAGTATATCGCGCCCATCATCTTCAAGCACAGATAGAGAGATTACAACAAGAAAATGAAGATTTGAGAGCTAAGTTAGGGAAACAAGAAATAGCGAAGAAGGTAACACCTATCGATAAAAAGCTTCGCAGTACTGAAAAGGAAAAATCGGCTAAAAAACAAACAGCACAGTTCGATATGACAGAAAAAGTTCAGTCAGAGTTAGAGCAATTAAGAATTGAATTGAATACTACTCTTTCTAAAACAATAGGTACGGCAACAGAATCAACAATTTTAGATGCTATTGAAGCACTCAAATATCAACTGACTAAACAGGATATTCCTAATGCTGGTGGTTGGTTGAATAAGGCTATATCTGAAGGTTGGACTAAGCCTGAAATAACGACTCAGCAGTCAACTAAACCAGAACAAAAGATAGTAACTGTTTCCGATAAACCAGAGAAGAAATTAGTAGACCCTAATCAACTCAAGAAACTAAGCAATATTTTTAACAAGAAAAATGACTGATAGTAATAACTTTCTAGGCAATATCGAAGCAGAAGAAGCTATCTTAGGAGGGATTTTATTAGACCCCGAAGCAATGGCTAAAATAGCCGATATTTTACCAGTCTCCGCTTTTTGTTTCGATGCACATCAACAGATATATCAGGCTGCTTTAACACTGTATCAAAAAGATAAACCTACTGATTTAATGGCTGTTTCGACTTGGCTTGCTGACCATAAGTTACTAGATAAAGTAGGAGGTCAAGCTAAATTATCACAACTATTAAATCGCACTGTTTCTGCTGTTAACATCGACCGTTATGCGTTACTGGTACTCAATAAATATCAGCGTCGTCAATTAGTTCGAGTCGGTCATGAAATAGTTGAGTTGGGTTATGAGACTACTGCTAAGTTAGAAACTGTTTTTGATGCTGCTGAAGAGAAAATATTTGACCTAACCACGAACAAAAAAGATAAGTTTCATCCAAAACCCATTAATGAATGTCTGGCTAATGTCTTTAACAAGATAGAACGAGGTTCATCTCCTGCTTATCCAACTGGTTTAACTGACTTAGATTCTCTGATTGGGGGTTTAATCAAACAGGATTTGATTGTAGTTGCTGCTCGTCCTAGTATGGGTAAAAGTTGGTTGGGATGCTATTTAGCTAATTTTGTGGCTCGAAACGAAAACAAGCCCGTGGTGTTCTTTTCTGCTGAAATGAGCGAAGAACAGTTAACTAAAAGATTCCTCTCGATGCATACTAGCATTGATTCACAGAGATTAATGCACAATCAGATATATGAAGAGGAATATGATGCTTTAGTAGAAGGGTTAGGTAATTTAGCAGAACTCCCAATCATTATTGATGATACTCCAGCCAGTGAATTAACTCCTACTAGAATACGCTCTGTACTGCGTCGCATTCAGTCTGAAAGAGATGAATTAGGTTTAGTGGTACTGGATTACATTCAAAAGCTGGGAGATAGAGTAGCAGGTAATCGCGCACAAGCTATTGGTAAGTATTCTGGTGCTTGTAAGGACATAGCAAAAACTTTTAATGTTCCTTTTGTGGTTTTGGCTCAGATTAACCGTGGAGTGGAAGGACAAAGTAACAAACGCCCTTCTATGGCTGATATTAAAGACAGTGGCGATATTGAGCAGGATATGGATTTAGGACTGCTGCTTTATCGAGATGAGTACTATAAGTCAGATACCGAAGATAAAGGCATTATGGAGATTATTGTTGGTAAAAATCGTAATGGTGGTACTGGTACTTGTAAAGTGTTGTTTGAGCCAACTTTTGGGGGATTTGACGATATGTAACTCAGGAAACAAGCTCCGAACAGATAAAAACAATTAAATTAAGTAACTCTGTAATTGCTATACCCAACTCCGAACTTTATCTCTTAATTTGACTTTAGAGATGTCAAATTAATCTGCTGATTCTGTATATTCGCAAAAAATGTTCAATCCAACTTTGACTATATACAGGACAATGATTGTAGCGATCGCTGGATTGATTGGTAAAGTGGTTAATCCAACTAAATAAACAATTGCTCCTGTAAGTAAGGTAGCACTACCAGGATTTTTATTGTAATCAGAGAGCTTCGAGCGAAAACCCTCATCACCACAAACTTCTTGGCGAAGTACCTTTTGCGTAACTTGCCAAAGAGATTTTCCTTCCCCGTAATCTTGTATACCGTTTTTTTCTGACCACAGTTGGTCAAAACTAGCGTCAAATCTACCGTTATGTTTTTCTAAGACAATGATTGCTTCTTGAGCCGGTGGATAATTTTGCAATAGGTGGAACTTTGTTTTCATTTCGTTTGTTGTTAACTGTATTTCCATTTTGCCTTTATTCTTTTTAACTAAATATCCTAAAAATCTTGTTTAAAAAAAATCTATTTTTTTTATTAATTGATAGTCCAGCAGCCTTCCAAACATCCTTCCGCAAAATTTTTAAGTGTTGAGTACTTGTTACCTCACACACAACCCTCTCAAACTCTTTTTCTCCCAATACTTTAAGAATTCTTCCCAAAGCATTGATATTTGAACTATGCAGATAACAAATATTGGGATTGACATCATCTTTGTTTAATCTAAAATATCTACATATCCAGCCTATTGCTTTAATATAAGTTGATATAGCTTCATTCCAATTTTTCTGTATTGCTAAGGTTTCACCCCACTCTGTTAAAGTTATAGATGCCCCCAAGTAATCTTCATAATCTTTTTTGATTGCATAGGCTTCTTTAAAATAAGTGATAGCGTCATTAAAACGTTTCTGTTCTCTAGCAACGATTCCCAAACTCTCACACGGAGAAGAAGATTTATATAGATCTTTTGCCTTTATATATATTTGTCGAGCCTTTTGAGAATAAGAAATTGCATCATCAAAGTGCCGTTGTTTTTGACTCAGTAAACCCAAATGATAATAGGTTGGAGCGGCATGATATGACCCTTTACAGTCTTCAGCAATTTGTAAGGCTCGTCGTAGATAAAGTACCGCTTCCTCATCTTTATCTTCCGCTTCTGCTATTATTCCTAAATTATGATAAGCACTGGCAGCAATACGAAGATACCCTTCATCTTCACAAATTTGGATAGTATCTTCGCAATATTTTCTTGCCTCATCTAAATCTAACTTCAGGCGCGCTAAATTACCTAAATTGAGATAGAGATTAGCAATTTCATATAAATCATCTTCATCTTCAAATATTTGCCGAGCAGTTTGAAGATAACCACTTGCTTTTTTGAGCTGTTGTTGCTCAATTGCTAGTAAACCTAATTGTCTATAAGTAGAAGCAGCACTATGAAAATTTTTTGTTTGCTTATCAATTTGTATAGCTTGATCATAATATTTACTTGCTTCGTCAAACTGTCTTAGCTTTTGTGCTAATCCACCCAAACCATAATAAGCTGACCCAGTTAAATGGGTTAAAGGAAGATTTTTTAGCTCTGGATTTTTTTTAGCTTTTATAAGTTCATCTAGAAGTTCCTCATAGATTTGTTTTGCTGTTTCTAAATCAAATAAATCTAAACCCTCAGCTCCGTCAATTTCACGTAGACAAAGCCAAGTATAAAAAGCATCTTTCCCTTTTTTCTTTACTTCTTTAGAATTCATGCCGATTTGACCAAGTATCCTTTGGCGCAAAGAATTTCGCTTTGAATTATCGCCTATTCTTAGGTATACATTACTTAAAGCTCGAACAATTGCATAAGTTTCATCCCAAGCTTGTTGCTGTTCTGCCAGTCGTAAATTAAGCAAAAGATTTGGTTCTTCGATTAAGAGTAAAGTGCTAGCCGTTTGGCTTTGATTAATAAGTTCTTTATCATACTTTTGCGCCAAAGCTGC
The Pleurocapsa minor HA4230-MV1 DNA segment above includes these coding regions:
- a CDS encoding site-specific integrase, yielding MKLTLQKGIDPITNQIIWLMLNEDYELVIPVQQYLTFLSTTKSPNTVKSYGQDLKYWWEFLTHKSLDWREVNVSDMENFAYWLRVGDTKVVSMQLVAAIRSEKTVNHAITAVTNFYDYHIANKTVDFKQFERFYLPRGISRAGSKGLLTGIAKSKLVRQKLVKLKEKKKFPGCLTDEQVETLVDTCNRLRDKLIILMLNGTGLRKGELLGLMNDDIGDFDQHYVRVVQRNNHPNGARAKGQERTIPVVSELLKMYNDYLIYEYPDTDSGYVFVNIWEGENIGQPMNPYVLNTMFRRLSEKTGIHVYPHLFRHTYATRLLKVGYAPERVKYLLGHASIQTTLDVYSHVIDEANLWEVIEKEEKE
- a CDS encoding tyrosine-type recombinase/integrase, whose product is MSVLFDWNHEPNKWLIAQNVEAKKLLSNPLLQKDVWRTIEDLGLEVNRHNRNLTINFESIKQDWLKLLTKLYVLIRSQHKLSVDCIRQHLVYLKKFSYFLETQFVSNQNQINNHLFDEFEYHLKCSRLSLSYIQRHYVTLKSFFDLCRQEKWLEIDTYWFHGRCQRIKPNNNQIEYIPEEIWQQLDENIHYLPEPIQRMVLVIRGTGLRIGELLNLPFDCLRKRNNKWRLRFLTEKYQVNDELPICRELTAVIKEQQKYIKNQFKGEYKNLFSSHEIRNNGKYVPTPRVMNRNTFNNQLNKLATKYSICTKEGKIWKFRSHQFRKTVATIMTNAGVRDLIIQKYLRHRSPDMQNYYKHLLKQVIGDEYQELMKETKYVDSTGKIVAIHKPNNPITELMRRKMYQITTQYGECHRSVLKSPCQTVNACWRCEHWLTSSNDLDALKGDLQRVEVELKIAENVGMVRQQKGLVSDKQNLVIRIQGLETNQ
- a CDS encoding site-specific integrase; amino-acid sequence: MRAINPNFDALDITNSSAIFECINPKWFKHEVKKYIEHLCHKNSSFFSIQLYLSEFRSFSRYLKQQNITNFTQINRSLMLDYFVREEAFTVRKIGTLRNFFQIGVVKGWFEIDQDVIRDEDYPKKRRGNPDPLSEKVRKQIEQNLNKLPDPIARMWIICFFAAMRPSEVALLKQDCLIQEGEHWKLVWQRKKNHDSHSVPISRTIAKVVQEQLEYIQDLWGDDWNYLFCHYHGLSKNDSLQPNIVPVKKVTPRSFNPLLICIRTLIKDLDIRDENGQPAKFTTKILRTTRLTQLFEQGHDLAVVSAWAGHKNFATTSTYYTKVSCDLIEQEAGHIQRALVNSEGHRILYESFPKSFWETPQAHKLELSGTHINTPIYGYCGLNLDQDCHKFRACYTCGNFVATPEKLLQYIKTRDDLRGKESQALALGQDVLVEQFGTQADQLDKIIASLQEVA
- the dnaB gene encoding replicative DNA helicase — its product is MTDSNNFLGNIEAEEAILGGILLDPEAMAKIADILPVSAFCFDAHQQIYQAALTLYQKDKPTDLMAVSTWLADHKLLDKVGGQAKLSQLLNRTVSAVNIDRYALLVLNKYQRRQLVRVGHEIVELGYETTAKLETVFDAAEEKIFDLTTNKKDKFHPKPINECLANVFNKIERGSSPAYPTGLTDLDSLIGGLIKQDLIVVAARPSMGKSWLGCYLANFVARNENKPVVFFSAEMSEEQLTKRFLSMHTSIDSQRLMHNQIYEEEYDALVEGLGNLAELPIIIDDTPASELTPTRIRSVLRRIQSERDELGLVVLDYIQKLGDRVAGNRAQAIGKYSGACKDIAKTFNVPFVVLAQINRGVEGQSNKRPSMADIKDSGDIEQDMDLGLLLYRDEYYKSDTEDKGIMEIIVGKNRNGGTGTCKVLFEPTFGGFDDM